A part of Vespertiliibacter pulmonis genomic DNA contains:
- the ubiA gene encoding 4-hydroxybenzoate octaprenyltransferase, whose protein sequence is MKQHFTPDKRLAYLQLMRMDKPIGTLLLLWPTFWALFTAANGIPPLSILIIFTLGVIVMRSAGCVINDYADRHFDGEVKRTANRPLATGRVTELEAKVLFAVLIGIAFCLVLMLNYYTIILSFIAVGLACIYPFMKRFTHLPQLVLGVAFGWSIPMAFGAVEQSLPIECWLLFLANLMWTVAYDTQYAMVDRDDDLRIGVKSTAILFAQYDNKIIALLQFLALVFLVMYGYLSHFDISYYIALAITATLFIYQCKLTKTREREACFRSFLNNHYVGMGVFISILVGIYFQQPF, encoded by the coding sequence ATGAAACAACATTTTACCCCTGACAAGCGATTAGCTTATTTGCAACTGATGCGAATGGATAAACCGATTGGCACACTTTTATTGTTGTGGCCTACTTTTTGGGCATTGTTTACGGCAGCTAATGGTATTCCACCATTATCAATTTTGATTATTTTTACTTTAGGTGTCATTGTGATGCGTTCGGCAGGCTGTGTTATCAATGATTATGCAGATCGTCATTTTGATGGTGAAGTAAAAAGAACCGCAAATAGACCACTTGCAACAGGGCGAGTAACAGAACTAGAAGCTAAAGTGTTATTTGCGGTATTGATTGGAATCGCATTTTGTTTAGTATTGATGCTTAATTATTATACGATAATATTGTCATTTATCGCTGTTGGGCTTGCTTGTATTTATCCATTTATGAAACGTTTTACCCATTTACCGCAATTAGTATTGGGTGTGGCGTTTGGTTGGTCAATTCCTATGGCATTTGGTGCAGTAGAGCAATCACTACCGATAGAATGTTGGTTGCTTTTTCTAGCAAATTTAATGTGGACAGTGGCTTATGATACACAGTATGCAATGGTCGATCGTGATGATGATTTGCGTATTGGCGTAAAATCAACAGCAATTCTTTTTGCTCAATACGACAATAAAATCATTGCATTGTTACAATTTTTAGCACTCGTTTTTCTAGTTATGTATGGCTATTTAAGCCATTTTGATATCAGTTATTACATTGCTTTAGCGATTACGGCAACACTTTTTATTTACCAGTGTAAATTAACTAAAACTCGTGAGCGAGAGGCTTGTTTCAGATCATTTTTGAACAATCATTACGTTGGAATGGGGGTATTTATTTCAATTTTAGTTGGAATTTATTTTCAGCAACCTTTTTAA
- a CDS encoding DeoR/GlpR family transcriptional regulator — protein sequence MKQTIRHNKIISLVNQFGYVSTEQLVSELNVSSQTIRRDLNELAENNLIRRHHGGAASPSSSENSDYSERKQFFSHQKNQIAKKVAQMIPNGASLFIDIGTTAEAVAYALLSHRDLRVVTNNLNAAHILLQKEDCQVIIAGGELRADGGIIGEATVDFIDQFRLDYCILGISAVEKDGAMMDYDYHEVQVKRALMRNARNVVLATDHSKFSRNAIVRLGDLKEVQYLFTDTPLPLELHHYLSHSDVTVHICNETE from the coding sequence ATGAAACAGACAATTCGGCATAATAAAATCATTTCATTAGTAAATCAGTTCGGCTATGTGAGTACGGAACAACTAGTTTCTGAGTTGAACGTGAGTTCTCAAACAATTCGGCGTGATTTGAATGAATTAGCCGAAAATAATCTTATTCGCCGACATCATGGGGGCGCCGCATCGCCATCAAGTAGCGAAAATAGTGATTACTCGGAGCGTAAACAATTTTTTTCCCACCAAAAAAATCAGATAGCAAAGAAAGTTGCACAAATGATTCCCAATGGTGCATCGCTTTTTATAGACATTGGTACCACTGCAGAAGCGGTGGCCTATGCATTGCTTTCTCATCGAGATTTACGAGTAGTAACAAATAATTTGAATGCTGCCCATATTTTATTACAAAAAGAAGATTGCCAAGTTATTATTGCTGGAGGGGAGTTGCGAGCCGATGGTGGTATTATTGGTGAGGCGACAGTTGATTTTATCGACCAATTTAGGCTAGATTACTGTATTTTGGGTATTAGCGCTGTGGAAAAAGACGGTGCTATGATGGATTATGATTATCACGAAGTACAAGTTAAACGAGCGTTAATGCGTAATGCTCGCAATGTAGTATTAGCTACTGATCATTCAAAATTTTCCCGTAATGCAATTGTGCGATTAGGTGATTTAAAAGAAGTTCAGTATTTATTTACAGATACCCCTCTTCCTTTAGAACTTCATCATTATTTAAGCCATAGTGATGTGACAGTTCATATTTGCAACGAAACAGAATGA